The genomic stretch TTATGCTCCAACAACCAACAATTAGCCGATGAAAATGAAAATAATATTGCGCTAAATGGTCTCGCGCAACCTGCCCTTAAAAATTGTGATAATGAAGAAATATCTGTCGTAGAGGCCGGGCTTTTAGAGCTTAATAAGATGAGCGATTTCATCCAAAGCTTGCGACCAGAAGACACCAAACTCCAAGCAATCATCGAAAAACAAAAAGAACGTCTGCTACACCCTGAAAAAACGATTGCTGCACAAGTGAAACAACAAGTAACAAAAGAAGGCTACGTTGACTTCCATTTAAACCAAGCCAAAACTTACATGGAAGAAACCGAAGCTTTAGCCTACAAATTGATTGGCGCAGAAGACATGGAGCTTTCCACCCAAATCATTTGGAAAGACGCCATCGCGCGCGGCATCAAAGTCGATGTATTAGACCGGGCCGAAAACTTCCTTCGCTTCCAAAAAGGCGACCATGTGGAGTATGTAAAACAAGCGAGCAAAACATCCAAAGACAACTACGTTTCCGTTTTAATGATGGAAAATAAAGTAGTTACTAAACTTGTACTTGCAGAACATGATATTCGCGTTCCATTTGGCGACAGTTTTAGCGACCAAGCCCTTGCACTAGAAGCTTTCTCCCTATTTGAGGATAAACAAATTGTCGTTAAACCAAAATCCACCAACTACGGGTGGGGTATCAGTATTTTTAAAAATAAATTCACGCTGGAAGATTACCAAGAAGCTTTAAATATCGCATTTAGCTATGATAGCTCCGTTATTATCGAAGAGTTCATTCCTGGCGACGAATTCCGCTTCTTAGTTATTAACGACAAAGTTGAAGCTGTACTAAAACGTGTCCCCGCTAACGTAACCGGCGACGGAATCCATACAGTGCGCGAGCTGGTTGAAGAAAAGAACACTGATCCTTTGCGCGGAACAGACCATTTGAAACCACTTGAAAAAATCCGTACTGGTCCAGAAGAAACGCTCATGCTCTCTATGCAAAACCTTTCTTGGGACAGCATACCTAAAGCAGAAGAGATTATCTACCTTCGCGAAAACTCCAACGTCAGCACAGGTGGCGACAGCATTGACTATACTGAAGAGATGGACGATTACTTCAAAGAGATAGCTATTCGTGCGACACAAGTACTTGACGCCAAAATTTGCGGCGTAGACATAATTGTTCCACGTGAAACAATCGACCGTGATAAGCATGCTATCATCGAGCTTAATTTCAATCCCGCGATGCACATGCACTGCTTCCCTTATCAAGGGGAGAAGAAAAAAATTGGTGATAAGATTTTAGATTTCTTATTTGAATAAAAAAATCCCAGCTACTAGTTTCGTAGCTGGGATTTTATATTACTCTCTCAATCCAATTTCACCATTTGAACTAATCACATCTTTATACCAATAATAGGATGCTTTCTTTTTACGCGAATAATCACCGGTTCCATCATCGTATTTATCCACATAAATAATACCATAACGTTTGGCCATTTCCCCTGTAGATGCGCTCACTAGGTCAATACAACCCCAAATAGTAAATCCAATCAAATCTACACCATCTTGAATTGCTTTATGCATTTGAAGAATATGTTCTTTGAAATAATCAATTCGATACGGATCATTAATCGTCCCATCGTCTTCCAATTTATCAAAGGCTCCTAAACCATTTTCAACTACCATAAGCGGAATATTATAGCGAGTATATAAATCATTCAGTGCAATCCGAAGCCCTACAGGATCTGTCTGCATTCCCCAATCATTTGTTTTTAAATAAGGATTTTCAGCCCCTCCAATAACACTTTTTCCCGAATTTTTATAGGCAGGATCGTTGGATGCACAAAGCGTTAAATAATAGCTAAAAGTATAAAAATCAACCGTGCCTTCTCGCAAAACTTGTTCATCTTCTGGGTCAAATTCAAGCTCAATACCATTATCTTTAAAGAATGTTTTTGCATAAAAAGGATAATACCCTTTGACATGAACGTCGCCGCAGAAATGGCTGTGCATTGCTTCCGTTTGCTTAGCCAACAAGACATCAGTTGGTTCGCAAGTACGCGGGTAGCGTGGCATATAAGCAATCATGCAGCCAATCATGAATTCTGGGTTGATGCTATGGCCTAGTTTTACCGCTTTTGCACTAGCAACAAATTGATGATGAAGGGCTTGATATCTCACTGTTGGGTCATCTTTTTGATGAAGGAAATCTCCCTCCGCATGACGAATGCCAAGCGATAAATAATTCCCAATTTCCATTGTTGCAGTATTTATTTCATTGAACGTCAACCAGTGTTTTACTAAATGTTTATAGCGTTTAAAAATCACTTCACAATAATGAAGATAGTAATCAATCAAATCACGCGACGCCCAGCCGTTCACCTCATTCGTTAATGCTAGCGGAATATCAAAATGAGCAATCGTCACTAACGGTTCAATCTGATATTTTTTCAGCTCCTTAAAAACATCTTCATAAAACTGTAATCCTTCCTCGTTAGGCTCTGCTTCCTTTCCTGTCGGGAAAATACGAGTCCAGTTTATGGACATCCGGAACACTTTAAATCCAGCTTCTGCCATTAACTTAATATCCTCTTTATAATGATGATAAAAGTCCACTGCTTCATGACTTGGATAAAAAGTGGATTCTTCTAATTGTGCGGTAATTCTTCTTGGCTCTGTATGCGTTCCACCAGTGAATAAATCCGCACAGGCAAGCCCTTTTCCGCCTAAATTATAACCACCTTCAAACTGGTTAGCCGCGGTCGCCCCGCCCCACATAAAGCCATCTGGAAACTTCGTATTACTCATTTTGCTCACTCCTTAATTCCATTACTTGATTCCCTTTCGTTACCGTTCCACTATCCTTAGCTTCTACCAAAGCATATTCATTAGTATTTGTAATTACCATCATCGTTGTTGTATCATATTTTTCTGCAATTTTTTCCATATCAAACGTTACTAATAAATCTCCTTGTTCCACTACATCACCCGTCGCAACATGTGCCGTGAAGTAATTACCATCAAGCTTCACTGTATCAATGCCTACATGTAATAATATTTCAGCGCCATTATCTGACTGCATAGCAATCGCATGTTTTGTTTTGAAAAGCGAAATGATTGTGCCGTTAGCTGGAGCATAAAGTTTACCTTCATTTGGCTTAATCGCAATACTTTTACCCATAATTTCATCTGCAAAAGTAGTATCATTTACTTGGCTCATTTTTACTAATTCACCAGTAACTGGAGCTTGCAAAATTTCTGTCCCAGCTGCTATTTTTTCTGCTACAGGAGTTGCTTCTACCATTTGCTCATCAATACCGAAAATATAAGAGAAAATTAAAGCCACGATAAATGCTAAGGCCATCGCAATTAATGCATAAACAAAAGTATCTCCGACAAGACCTGGAAGTCCAGGAATACCACCGTTACCAGTTAAGACATACGCTTTTACACCAAACATCATTGCAAAGCCACCACCAGCAGCCCCACCAATTAACGACGCCATGAAAGGACGTTTATATACCACATTTATCCCGTACATTGCCGGTTCCGTGACACCCATTAATGCAGTTAAACCAGTTGAAAATGCTAATGATTTCAGTTTTTTATCTTTTGCCCGGAAAAATACACCGAAAGTCGCTCCCGCTTGGCTCATATTGGAAATATAAGTTAACGGTAAAAATTTATCATAACCATATTTTGCTAAATTACTAATAACAAATGGAACAATTGCATAGTGCATACCAGTCATAACGATAATGGCCATGGCACCACCAATCAAGATACCGCCAATAACTCCACCATTATTTAATAACCAGTTAATTCCGCCAGATACACCGTCTCCAACAAATGTACCTAGTGGCCCAATAACAACAAGCGTCAAAGGAACAACAATAAACATTGTAATTAATGGGACAAACAACAGTTTTAACGAGGTTGGAATAATCCGGTCCACCCATTTTTCCACATAAGACATAATCCAAATTGCAAGTAAAATCGGAATAACAGAGTAAGCATACGTCACTGGAGTTACTGGTAACCCAATAAAGTGTGGCGTTGTCCCCGCACTAAGTAAAGCCGTTAAATCCGGATAAAGTAGCGCCGCTCCAATTCCAAGCGCGACAAACATATTCGCTTTAAAGTAACGCGCGGCACTTACAGCAACTAAAATTGGCAAGAAGTAAAATACCCCGTCACCGATAGCTAACAAGATACGGTAAGTTTCTGTATCTGTTGCTAACCAACCAAGTGAAACAAATAATGCCATGAAACCTTTGATTAAACCTGCTCCCGCAATCGCAGGAAGAATTGGTGCAAACACGCCCGAAAGTGCATCAAAGATATTCGAGAAAAATCCTTTTATTCCTTTTTGCCGTGTCGTTTTATTTGTCGTTTCTTTGTTTTTCCAAGCAGGATTTTCTGTCACTAATGCGTCAAACACTTTAGGCACGTCATTTCCGATAATTACTTGGAATTGATTCCCCGCAACATTCGTCCCCATCACTTTATCCAAATCTTTTAATTGTTTTTCATTTACTTTCGATTGATCTTTTAATTGAAACCGTAGTCTGGTAATGCAATGATAAACTTCATTCACATTATTTTTCCCACCGACTGCCTGTAAAATTTCTTTTGCTAATTGATTGTAGTCCATGCTAATCCTCCTAAATATAATAGAAAAACCTGAATGAAATGCACCTAAAAAAGCATACAATCATCCAGGTATTGCCCGCAAATCGCGGTAACAAGCCTATTAGTTATTTTTTCTTTTTAAAAGCCGTTCAATATGAAGCGCCAGATAAAACTGTTCCGAATGACTCATCGTAAATTGATAATTCTTTTCCAAAAACACACCAATTTTATCAATACATTCGAAAATAGCGCCTCTACTTTTCTTCACTGTTTGATAAAGAAATTCATCCATTTCGTCAATTGTCTCGCCAATAATTACGCGTTGACAGAAAAACTTCAGATGGGTCATAAAACGATAATAATTCGTACTTTCTTCATCAAATTCAATGTTAAAATGATATTTAATAATAGAAATAATTTCTTGAATTAACTGCATAATGTGTGTGACGTCGTTCATATCACTATCTACTTCCGCATTAACAAAATGTAGCGCTATATTAGAAATTTCTGCATCAGGAAGCTCTATTTCAAGCTTACTTTCCACCATTTTCGCAGCCTCTTTGGCCACTGCGTATTCTTCCTGATAAAAGCGTTTCACTTCCCACGAGAGCGGATTTTCGATAACCACGTTTTCTTGCAAACGTTGCGTGGCAAAGTACAGATGATCCGAAAGAGAAATATAGATGACATCACTAATATCTTTCGTCGTTTTCATTTTGAAAAGCTTCACAATATCGTCAGTTACTTCTAAAAATTGTATTGGAATTTCATTTACAATCATTTTAAACTTATCCATTGTGTCATCTTTCAACTCAAAAACTTTTTCGATTTTCGATTCATTAATTGGATCGCCAACTTTAGAATTAAAGCCAAGCCCCTTTCCCAAAATCAGCAATTCCTGCGCATCCTCGTCAATCGCACTTACAATATTATTATTTAAAATCCTCTCAATTCTCAAACAAATCACCACCTATTTGAAGCAAAATAAAAAGAGCAATACCACACATATCAGCCAAAAAAACTAATATCTGGTATTGCCCGCATTACCGGTAACAAGCCTCATGGATATAGTACCACCATATGAAATCGCTGTCAATGGGTTTTGTTAAAACCATTCTACCCTTAACTATTTTCGATTATTCCTCCCCTAGGTAACAGTATCTTATTTGTAATTAAATTTAAAATGAAATAGATTAAAACAAAGGAGCCCCAATAGATAACCAAGTTTTCATATCCAAGCAATAATACCCTAAAGAAAATTTTATGAATAAGCACCACTAAGAGTATTAAAAGACTATTTACTAAAGAAATACCGATAATTTTCATCTTATTTCGCCTCCTTCAATGTAAATGATTCGATCTGCTTTTGCAGATATTTCTGGGTCATGTGTGACACAAATGATTGTTTTACCTTGTTTTTTCAACGCTAAAAATAATTCAATGATTTTGTGTTTGTTTTTATCATCCAAGTTGCCTGTTGGTTCGTCCGCAAGTAATAACTGAAATGGTTTGAGTAAAATGCGCACAATAGCAATCCGTTGTTTTTCTCCACCGCTTAATTGGTATACTTTTTTTGCTAAATAGCTTTCATCCATTCCTACTTCTTCTAAATGCTCTATCATCAGCTTGCGATTTTTTCCACCTGTAATGGATAAGTTTTCTAACACTGTTTCATTTTCCATCAATAGATAATTTTGGAATATAAAACCTAACACCTCTTTTTTTAGAGTCATAACCTCTTTTTTCGGCTGATATTCCATCTCGTTAATAATAACTTGCCCACTATCTTTTGAATCTAGGTGTCCGATAACATTCAGCAGCGTGGTCTTCCCACTACCACTCTCGCCGACGACTGCAATAAATTCACCAGCTCCAATAGAAAGAGAGACTTTTTCCAAAATCAATTTATCTTGTATCTTTTTACTGACATTAACTAATTCAATCATATTTTTCACCTTTTAGTATGGCTTTAAAATCTTTATAAATCGCTTTTTCCTTTATGAAATAAATGGCACATAGTTCTATTATGAGAATAACAACGCTAAAATATAGGGCAACCGGTTCTTTGCTAAGAATAAAAATGAGGATTCCAGAAAAAACACTCACAAACAAATTGCTTATACTAAACCATTTACTACTTTTCCAAAACGAATAGCCAAATACATGATAAATTAGTTGCTTATATAAGTTCTCCCCGTAATAGGACAGTACAAGAAGTACCATAAAAGAGCATAAGCATAGGGCTAAGATAATCGTACCTATCAATTGCTGATATATTTGCCATTTCAAAGTAGTTATTTCGCTTGAAACTTCTTGATAAACACTCCTTACATGGGTAATTTCTCTTGCATTTGAATTACTAATAAGTGGTAAGATAGCGTTAAAAGCGTCACCATTCGATTTATCAATAAAATATACAGAAGAAGTTACATGAGCGCCAATACTAGATGAGTCAATATTTCCCGTATATACAATCGCAATTGGATCCGTGATATTTCCAGTCCTAAAATCCCCAGTATTACTATCATAGGAAAAATAATCTTGATTATTTTCTGCATAAATAATATTAACACTTAAGTCTTCCTTACTTAGCGCCACAGCAGGCAGGTCTAAAGCTTTGTTATAAATATTCGCCACTTCTACTTTTTGAAAATAGAAGTAATCGAGAAAAGTGTTTTTTATATCTTTCTCTAGTCCCTTCTTA from Listeria monocytogenes ATCC 19117 encodes the following:
- the gshAB gene encoding bifunctional glutamate--cysteine ligase GshA/glutathione synthetase GshB, which produces MIKLDMTMLDSFKEDPKLRKLLFSGHFGLEKENIRVTSDGKLALTPHPAIFGPKEDNPYIKTDFSESQIEMITPVTDSIDSVYEWLENLHNIVSLRSENELLWPSSNPPILPAEEDIPIAEYKTPDSPDRKYREHLAKGYGKKIQLLSGIHYNFSFPEALIDGLYDKISLPEESKQDFKNRLYLKVAKYFMKNRWLLIYLTGASPVYLADFSKTKHDESLPDGSSALRDGISLRNSNAGYKNKEALYVDYNSFDAYISSISNYIEAGKIESMREFYNPIRLKNAHTDQTVESLAEHGVEYLEIRSIDLNPLESNGISKDELAFIHLFLIKGLLSEDRELCSNNQQLADENENNIALNGLAQPALKNCDNEEISVVEAGLLELNKMSDFIQSLRPEDTKLQAIIEKQKERLLHPEKTIAAQVKQQVTKEGYVDFHLNQAKTYMEETEALAYKLIGAEDMELSTQIIWKDAIARGIKVDVLDRAENFLRFQKGDHVEYVKQASKTSKDNYVSVLMMENKVVTKLVLAEHDIRVPFGDSFSDQALALEAFSLFEDKQIVVKPKSTNYGWGISIFKNKFTLEDYQEALNIAFSYDSSVIIEEFIPGDEFRFLVINDKVEAVLKRVPANVTGDGIHTVRELVEEKNTDPLRGTDHLKPLEKIRTGPEETLMLSMQNLSWDSIPKAEEIIYLRENSNVSTGGDSIDYTEEMDDYFKEIAIRATQVLDAKICGVDIIVPRETIDRDKHAIIELNFNPAMHMHCFPYQGEKKKIGDKILDFLFE
- a CDS encoding glycoside hydrolase family 1 protein codes for the protein MSNTKFPDGFMWGGATAANQFEGGYNLGGKGLACADLFTGGTHTEPRRITAQLEESTFYPSHEAVDFYHHYKEDIKLMAEAGFKVFRMSINWTRIFPTGKEAEPNEEGLQFYEDVFKELKKYQIEPLVTIAHFDIPLALTNEVNGWASRDLIDYYLHYCEVIFKRYKHLVKHWLTFNEINTATMEIGNYLSLGIRHAEGDFLHQKDDPTVRYQALHHQFVASAKAVKLGHSINPEFMIGCMIAYMPRYPRTCEPTDVLLAKQTEAMHSHFCGDVHVKGYYPFYAKTFFKDNGIELEFDPEDEQVLREGTVDFYTFSYYLTLCASNDPAYKNSGKSVIGGAENPYLKTNDWGMQTDPVGLRIALNDLYTRYNIPLMVVENGLGAFDKLEDDGTINDPYRIDYFKEHILQMHKAIQDGVDLIGFTIWGCIDLVSASTGEMAKRYGIIYVDKYDDGTGDYSRKKKASYYWYKDVISSNGEIGLRE
- a CDS encoding beta-glucoside-specific PTS transporter subunit IIABC — its product is MDYNQLAKEILQAVGGKNNVNEVYHCITRLRFQLKDQSKVNEKQLKDLDKVMGTNVAGNQFQVIIGNDVPKVFDALVTENPAWKNKETTNKTTRQKGIKGFFSNIFDALSGVFAPILPAIAGAGLIKGFMALFVSLGWLATDTETYRILLAIGDGVFYFLPILVAVSAARYFKANMFVALGIGAALLYPDLTALLSAGTTPHFIGLPVTPVTYAYSVIPILLAIWIMSYVEKWVDRIIPTSLKLLFVPLITMFIVVPLTLVVIGPLGTFVGDGVSGGINWLLNNGGVIGGILIGGAMAIIVMTGMHYAIVPFVISNLAKYGYDKFLPLTYISNMSQAGATFGVFFRAKDKKLKSLAFSTGLTALMGVTEPAMYGINVVYKRPFMASLIGGAAGGGFAMMFGVKAYVLTGNGGIPGLPGLVGDTFVYALIAMALAFIVALIFSYIFGIDEQMVEATPVAEKIAAGTEILQAPVTGELVKMSQVNDTTFADEIMGKSIAIKPNEGKLYAPANGTIISLFKTKHAIAMQSDNGAEILLHVGIDTVKLDGNYFTAHVATGDVVEQGDLLVTFDMEKIAEKYDTTTMMVITNTNEYALVEAKDSGTVTKGNQVMELRSEQNE
- the licT gene encoding BglG family transcription antiterminator LicT; this translates as MRIERILNNNIVSAIDEDAQELLILGKGLGFNSKVGDPINESKIEKVFELKDDTMDKFKMIVNEIPIQFLEVTDDIVKLFKMKTTKDISDVIYISLSDHLYFATQRLQENVVIENPLSWEVKRFYQEEYAVAKEAAKMVESKLEIELPDAEISNIALHFVNAEVDSDMNDVTHIMQLIQEIISIIKYHFNIEFDEESTNYYRFMTHLKFFCQRVIIGETIDEMDEFLYQTVKKSRGAIFECIDKIGVFLEKNYQFTMSHSEQFYLALHIERLLKRKNN
- a CDS encoding bacteriocin-like WGxF protein (Built to rescue LMOF2365_14255 during structural annotation change regression.) is translated as MKIIGISLVNSLLILLVVLIHKIFFRVLLLGYENLVIYWGSFVLIYFILNLITNKILLPRGGIIENS
- a CDS encoding ATP-binding cassette domain-containing protein — its product is MIELVNVSKKIQDKLILEKVSLSIGAGEFIAVVGESGSGKTTLLNVIGHLDSKDSGQVIINEMEYQPKKEVMTLKKEVLGFIFQNYLLMENETVLENLSITGGKNRKLMIEHLEEVGMDESYLAKKVYQLSGGEKQRIAIVRILLKPFQLLLADEPTGNLDDKNKHKIIELFLALKKQGKTIICVTHDPEISAKADRIIYIEGGEIR